In a single window of the Motilibacter aurantiacus genome:
- a CDS encoding saccharopine dehydrogenase NADP-binding domain-containing protein, with amino-acid sequence MLPTTGRPERLPERRPDGRLDVALLGATGSVGRVAAAYLAAAAPAGARIGLAGRSPEALGRLRDTLPERAATWPLLVADTADDRSLDALAESARVVATTVGPYARHGLPVVAACTRAGAHYADVTGETLFVRESIDRFHAAAAGEGTRVVHACGFDAVPSDLAALLLADRARTGRAASPARCSSPARCAAGSVAARSRACAGSWTPRAPALGRGR; translated from the coding sequence GTGCTGCCGACCACGGGCCGTCCCGAGCGCCTTCCTGAGCGCCGTCCCGACGGCCGGCTGGACGTCGCCCTGCTCGGCGCGACCGGGTCCGTGGGGCGGGTGGCCGCCGCGTACCTCGCGGCCGCGGCTCCGGCGGGGGCTCGGATCGGGCTCGCCGGCCGCTCACCGGAGGCGCTGGGCCGGCTGCGCGACACGCTCCCCGAGCGAGCCGCGACGTGGCCGCTGCTGGTCGCCGACACCGCCGACGACCGCTCGCTCGACGCCCTTGCCGAGAGCGCGCGCGTCGTCGCGACCACGGTCGGCCCGTACGCCCGGCACGGCCTGCCCGTCGTCGCCGCCTGCACCCGAGCCGGGGCCCACTACGCCGACGTCACCGGCGAGACCCTGTTCGTGCGCGAGAGCATCGACCGGTTCCACGCCGCTGCCGCGGGCGAGGGGACGCGCGTCGTCCACGCCTGCGGGTTCGACGCCGTGCCCTCCGACCTCGCGGCCCTGCTGCTCGCGGACCGCGCGCGGACGGGTCGGGCGGCCTCACCCGCACGGTGCTCGTCGCCGGCCCGATGCGCGGCGGGATCGGTGGCAGCACGTTCGAGAGCCTGCGCGGGGAGCTGGACGCCGCGCGCGCCGGCGCTCGGGCGCGGGCGCTGA
- a CDS encoding DUF4188 domain-containing protein — translation MSATVVPGRMTAATDDDVVVFLIGMRVNRLRAVRSWLPAALAMPRMLRELWCRPELGMLDARTYYSGRVILVVQYWRSFEHLDAYARAADREHLPAWRAFNKQARSAGDAAGIFHETYLVPGGSRESIYVGMPAYGLGRALGVGPVARRGERAAHRLDARTPDVPVVDAAGELVPQPDGAHR, via the coding sequence ATGTCCGCGACAGTGGTTCCCGGGCGCATGACGGCGGCGACCGACGACGACGTCGTGGTCTTCCTCATCGGCATGCGGGTGAACCGGCTACGGGCCGTCCGCAGCTGGCTGCCGGCGGCCCTCGCCATGCCGCGCATGCTGCGCGAGCTCTGGTGCCGGCCCGAGCTCGGGATGCTCGACGCACGGACCTACTACTCCGGCCGCGTCATCCTCGTCGTGCAGTACTGGCGGTCCTTCGAGCACCTCGACGCGTACGCCCGCGCCGCCGACCGCGAGCACCTGCCGGCCTGGCGGGCGTTCAACAAGCAGGCGCGCAGCGCGGGGGACGCCGCCGGCATCTTCCACGAGACGTACCTCGTGCCCGGCGGCTCGCGCGAGTCGATCTACGTCGGCATGCCGGCGTACGGCCTCGGCCGGGCGCTGGGCGTCGGCCCGGTCGCCCGGCGCGGTGAGCGGGCGGCACACCGGCTGGACGCGCGTACGCCGGACGTCCCGGTCGTCGACGCGGCCGGCGAGCTCGTCCCGCAGCCCGACGGCGCCCACCGGTAG
- a CDS encoding multidrug effflux MFS transporter, with product MTATTDARDAETAPPPTVSPRERLRLVAVLGLLVALGPFTIDLYLPALPTITEDLGTTEAAVQLTLTGTLAGLAVGQLVIGPLSDAFGRRRPLLAGTALHVVASALCVVAPDVAVLGVLRVAQGLGAAAATVVALAVVRDLFSGLAAATMFSRLMLVLGTSPVLAPTIGGELLRWTEWRGIFIALALLGAVLMALSALALRETLPPSRRRRGGVRDTAAAYVALLRDRPYVGLVLVIGLSMASLLAYVAGSSFVLQDQFGLSEQQFGLAFAANAVAVIGATQLNVRLLRRWGPQQLLVAALAVGTGAGLVMLALAATGTGGLAGILVPLFVSLAGFGMAGPNAQALALLRHGEAAGTAAALLGAAQFGIGSLASPLVGALGNDGTAMAALVAGGMAAAALVLVTVVRPWQLAGFEASTVRLAAEGGTTGAADPGAARR from the coding sequence CTCCCACCGTCTCCCCGCGTGAGCGGCTCCGCCTGGTCGCGGTCCTCGGCCTGCTCGTGGCCCTCGGCCCCTTCACCATCGACCTCTACCTGCCGGCGCTGCCGACGATCACCGAGGACCTGGGGACGACCGAGGCCGCGGTCCAGCTCACGCTGACCGGGACGCTGGCCGGCCTCGCGGTCGGCCAGCTGGTGATCGGCCCGCTGTCGGACGCGTTCGGCCGCCGCCGGCCGCTGCTGGCCGGGACCGCGCTGCACGTCGTCGCCTCGGCCCTGTGCGTCGTGGCGCCCGACGTGGCGGTGCTCGGCGTGCTCCGGGTCGCCCAGGGGCTCGGCGCCGCCGCCGCGACCGTCGTCGCGCTCGCCGTCGTGCGGGACCTGTTCTCCGGCCTCGCCGCGGCCACGATGTTCTCCCGCCTCATGCTGGTGCTCGGCACCTCGCCGGTCCTGGCCCCGACGATCGGTGGCGAGCTGCTGCGCTGGACCGAGTGGCGCGGCATCTTCATCGCGCTCGCCCTGCTCGGCGCCGTGCTCATGGCGCTGTCGGCCCTGGCCCTGCGCGAGACGCTGCCCCCGTCCCGCCGGCGTCGCGGGGGAGTGCGCGACACGGCGGCGGCCTACGTCGCCCTGCTGCGCGACCGCCCGTACGTCGGGCTCGTCCTCGTCATCGGCCTGTCCATGGCCTCGCTGCTGGCCTACGTCGCCGGCTCGTCGTTCGTCCTGCAGGACCAGTTCGGCCTCTCCGAGCAGCAGTTCGGGCTGGCCTTCGCGGCCAACGCCGTCGCCGTCATCGGGGCCACGCAGCTCAACGTCCGGCTGCTGCGCCGCTGGGGGCCGCAGCAGCTGCTCGTGGCCGCGCTGGCGGTGGGCACGGGCGCCGGCCTGGTCATGCTCGCGCTCGCGGCGACCGGGACCGGAGGCCTGGCCGGGATCCTCGTCCCCCTCTTCGTCTCCCTGGCCGGCTTCGGGATGGCAGGGCCGAACGCCCAGGCGCTCGCGCTGCTGCGGCACGGCGAGGCCGCCGGCACCGCGGCGGCCCTGCTCGGGGCGGCGCAGTTCGGCATCGGCTCGCTCGCCTCCCCGCTCGTCGGCGCGCTCGGCAACGACGGGACGGCGATGGCCGCGCTCGTCGCCGGTGGGATGGCGGCTGCGGCCCTCGTCCTGGTCACGGTGGTCCGCCCCTGGCAGCTGGCCGGCTTCGAGGCGTCGACCGTCCGGCTGGCCGCCGAGGGTGGAACGACCGGCGCGGCGGACCCCGGCGCGGCCAGGCGATAG
- a CDS encoding saccharopine dehydrogenase family protein, protein MRGGIGGSTFESLRGELDAARAGARARALTRDPYALSPSADRPLPTGRRRAVRSVAGVWTAPFPMAAFNSRIVHRSNALQAFDYGHELDYSEALHVGGGRLGLPAAAAVAAGLGVAGALLARPPSRRVLDRVLPTPGEAPSPEVQEAGHFGTTTYTVTGTGARYAATVAAPFDPGYGATARMLAESALALALDAGLLPHRAGVLTPAAALGPRLAERLRGAGFTLTTTRWP, encoded by the coding sequence ATGCGCGGCGGGATCGGTGGCAGCACGTTCGAGAGCCTGCGCGGGGAGCTGGACGCCGCGCGCGCCGGCGCTCGGGCGCGGGCGCTGACCCGGGACCCGTACGCCTTGAGCCCGTCCGCCGACCGGCCCCTTCCGACCGGCCGCCGGCGGGCGGTCCGCAGCGTCGCCGGCGTCTGGACCGCGCCGTTCCCGATGGCCGCGTTCAATTCACGAATCGTCCATCGCAGCAATGCGTTGCAGGCATTCGACTACGGGCACGAGCTGGACTACTCGGAGGCGCTGCACGTCGGCGGCGGACGCCTGGGCCTGCCGGCCGCGGCCGCCGTGGCCGCAGGGCTGGGGGTGGCCGGCGCGCTGCTCGCCCGTCCACCCTCCCGCCGGGTGCTCGACCGCGTGCTCCCGACGCCCGGGGAGGCACCGTCCCCCGAGGTGCAGGAGGCCGGGCACTTCGGCACGACGACGTACACGGTGACCGGGACGGGCGCGCGGTACGCGGCCACGGTCGCGGCGCCCTTCGACCCCGGCTACGGCGCGACGGCGCGGATGCTGGCCGAGAGCGCGCTGGCCCTGGCGCTGGACGCGGGGCTCCTGCCGCACCGGGCGGGGGTGCTCACTCCGGCCGCCGCCCTGGGCCCGAGGCTGGCCGAGCGGCTGCGGGGCGCGGGCTTCACGTTGACGACGACGCGGTGGCCGTAG
- a CDS encoding TetR/AcrR family transcriptional regulator, which yields MAADVDSVNSRAKRPYHHGRLREALLEGALALAQEGGPAAVGVREVARRAGVSPTAAYRHFSSREDLVTAVRDEAMLQLAARMRAEAAEGERSAAGALRATGAAYVQFALDEPGLFRAAFTPCPTPPGGTEEDDPYALLGAALDGLVDEGRLTAEGRTGAEQVAWACVHGVAQLVLEGQLPDEVEQAVRERRPGSLLDRVLDVIREGLVASSPTATASSST from the coding sequence ATGGCAGCAGATGTTGACAGTGTCAACTCCCGCGCGAAGCGGCCCTACCACCACGGGCGGCTGCGCGAGGCGCTGCTCGAAGGGGCGCTCGCCCTTGCGCAGGAGGGCGGCCCGGCCGCGGTCGGGGTGCGCGAGGTCGCACGCCGGGCGGGGGTGTCGCCCACCGCGGCGTACCGGCACTTCTCCAGCCGCGAGGACCTCGTCACCGCGGTCCGTGACGAGGCCATGCTGCAGCTCGCAGCGCGGATGCGGGCCGAGGCCGCCGAGGGCGAGCGCTCGGCCGCGGGAGCGCTGCGCGCCACGGGCGCGGCGTACGTCCAGTTCGCGCTCGACGAGCCGGGGCTGTTCCGGGCGGCCTTCACCCCCTGCCCCACCCCGCCGGGCGGCACGGAGGAGGACGACCCGTACGCCCTGCTCGGCGCCGCGCTCGACGGCCTGGTCGACGAGGGCCGGCTCACGGCGGAGGGCCGGACGGGCGCGGAGCAGGTGGCCTGGGCGTGCGTGCACGGCGTCGCGCAGCTCGTGCTGGAGGGACAGCTGCCCGACGAGGTCGAGCAGGCGGTCCGGGAGCGGCGGCCCGGCAGCCTGCTCGACCGGGTGCTCGACGTGATCCGCGAGGGGCTGGTGGCCAGCTCGCCTACGGCCACCGCGTCGTCGTCAACGTGA